Genomic DNA from Acipenser ruthenus chromosome 4, fAciRut3.2 maternal haplotype, whole genome shotgun sequence:
TGTAGTCACTAGCTTTCCtttcatatttttaatatttctatCAAATGTTACATTCGTCATGATGCCCAGATAAAGATGTTGATAACCAATTGCTCTTCACAGCTGCCTTTAACATAACTAGGTATAGGCTATAATActgaattaaaatgaaatgtgtttccTAGGACTCACTTTGATTCTGGGAAGCAGATGGACAATTGTTTTCTACAGCAGTGAGCTTGTATTGTTAAGAGAGAACTGTTTCTAGGGAGGATAGAGTGAAGTTAAACTCAAGAATGTTTCTCAATACATTTAATAGGtcacaggctttaaaaaaaaagaagctgtttGTATCAAGTCCTGCCATCTTCTATTTGAGAATACTGACACTACATTTAAGCCCCAAACATGCATTTAACACTGCTTACTGGAACTTGTTATTGCATGCAGCTAAATCTCTTAAATTGAAAAGTGCAAATGAAACATCCAAGAGATTAATAGTGTTGCAATTGCAAAGCCTTGGAATTGCTAACAAATCAAAGACCACCGTTAAATATCCTACAGCTAATGCTAACCCAAGTGTGGAAATAACATTAATTGAAAAGCTATGTAGCAGTTAAGCATTACATTGGTAAAGGTGGATTCTGAATGCTTAAgcatttgtgactaattagcctTGACTCTTCTTTTTGTTTACACTTACTATAGTATGACGTTTTAAAGCAAGTAACAGTGAATTAGGGAGTTGTGATGATACTTGAAGTGtatgtcccaatacttgttggagggttGGGTATGTCACAAACATACATCTGTCTAATTAAATAATCTTAGCATCATTCAGACATGAAGCTGATATTTGTTTAGTTGCTGACACATCTTGGGAGTAATCTGTCAATGCTGGATACTGCAGATGGTGTTTGGCAGTGTCTATGGTTACCTGAAGAATCAAGGGTGTCAGCTGAAGTCATAATGACTGATGATTAACTGTAATGGAGATTTAAATGGGTGTGCTTACTAAGATCCCACGAAAGCAGCTTTTAAACACCAAAAGTTTGACTGCCTTTGTGTGCTTTCATCGTGCCAGATTTGTTAAAGTTATTGTGTCATTTTTGTGGTGGTGCATTGGGCAGGACAGAGCAGTGTGGTAATGAGTAAAAACAGGGCCTAATCCTCCTAAAACATAAGTAgggcaggttttatttttttgactgaaGCCAATTTTACCATAAATTCTTGGATTTTAAATGAACTACACTTTagggtagttttaaaaaaaatactgtctaGTTAATTTCTGATTCTTGATGATGACATCACCACAATTTAGAGTATGTGTGTCTAAGAAAGTCTCAGGCTACTGTAACAGTGAGCAGGCTGGTTTTGTTAAACCAGGCCAGAAGGCAGTCTTGAGACTCCAGACACAGATTGCTGGTATAAGCACAGATCACATTTATTTTAGCAGATGCTTCAGACTATACATAGCCTTGTTCCACAGTTCCATTTTAtaacattgtggcaaagtggtgagtgaatacaggtgagtgcagtgcagagcgaatataaaacagacagacaatgatttccaggtgcaagggtgtttattgatttaattaacaatgtccagagccttatggcaaacacctgtaaataataatgttggagtgatacagcggcgtgtattactcggtatttgtaaatccctgggtttgacccgtaaccaaaaagtcaagttttacacaccaacactaaacacaaaacacaaacacagttcttagtgatagtgaatacatgcaagtggtgtaatacagttctccatgaaatgcaggggtgaaagtgatgtctgggtttatgctggctttcgctacagctccggatcgtgcaactggtagtctattaaaaacaaaacactaacaaacacaagacaaaactcatggttcatgaaacagcacacagactccttgtaggttttcaacactaaccatttaccaaggaacagatcatgtatgctaagtcccctatttatatcctcgctcatgacccctaggttaacgagcgcatccgctcctctagtcctcagatgccacaccgtttaccgtctgggttattgagtttggataccgtagctgcgcccctttcctaaatgaccaacttccacctaccctacggaataaattgtcgtgccatttagttaagggtactcagttcccgttacacagtgccctcacaggtcgagagggagatctaacaccaagcaccattcgatctctgtcacaaacatACATGTCAGGTAGTTCTATTATTTAGCCCACTAGTTAACTAATAACCGACGTTACCATGGATACACCCAAGACACTTATACACAGATTTCCTCCCTCCACATAACTGAGAGATATTTCACCGAGTACAACCCAGTAAGTGGCACAAATGAACTATACGttacttaaaggtacagtaaccaaTTATTACAGGATCATtactttattaacattttttactTCTGTGTCACAGTGGAAATGTTGACACCCTTAATATTAATTTGCCTTGTCATATCATCACAGCcttctgaatatctttttttttctttagattttctATGGGCTGGGTTTGTATCCATTACTTTGTTACAAAATTCCACCATTTTGTTGAGTAACAAATACATTCTAAAATAAGAATTAAGCCTCAGACATTTTGTCTGTCTATCCAGATGTGCATTTTAAAGCATGTTAACAAATAAAATGCTATTATTTAGTCAAAGAAGcaagacatttattaatttaaattcagaatttcaTCTTGCCATGTGGAGTGCCTACCCTATAAGCAAATCATAAGACCATTACTGGAATGCCTCTTGTGTTTCCTTTGACAGATGGAGATGCGCTCCCAGGACCAGATGCTTATTAAACAGCTGATGGAACTTCATAGTGGCATCCAAGAATTGAAACAGGAGTGTACTGATGGAAATGATGTGGACTCTGAAAGCGATACTGAGGACAGCATCTGTTCCAGCTCAGGAGATGTTTGCCCCAGTCCCTTCTCCTCTGCGAAGGCACTGTACAACTCCCCCAGAAAGACCTCAAGCAGAAGAAGCTCAATGCCTTAATTGTGTCCTATAGCATGTAGGATGTAAGGAAGATTGTTTATATTTTACTTAATAATTTTCAGTAGACTGTTTGTAAAATTCAGTATAATGCAGGACTTGTATGTAATTAATGGATGGTTCATACACTCtgattaattaaaaaagaaatccataTTAATACCCAACTATgtacatattacaaatatatcTAGCGGGCCTAAAGCAATCGTTGATGTCATATAATACTGGCATGGCTATCAAACAAATTCATTTGGACTGTAAATTGTGACAGGGGTCATTTTGTAAATTCTCCAAAGATGAGATACTGTCAGCAAATAAAGAATTGTAATTTACAAGAACATACTTTAGGGTATTTGTTTGAATAGTGTTCTAAATACAGTTGTGTTTATTGTGATAACCCACCTGTGTTTGACAAGTGGATTTGTTCGCTGCCATTTCTAATTAGTTCTTGACAGTTACTCACTGTATCACTGCAGGTGTTGAGTATGCCACTTACCATAATAAAGAGCTTCAAATCCTTATTTAAGTGTTTGCTTGTGTAAATGGGACTATACTGTTAGGAGAACTTACAAATCTCAATATTTcttgaattaaagaaaaaaaacttgatcTGTTTAGCATTTCAAGTTCTATTTTATTTCTAGATattccccatatatatatatatgctaggAGAATAATTTTAACCATGTTATTTGTGTTTATGATGCATCATAGCAACAAATCTGTTGGGCCCATCTTagcaaaaaataacatattttttgcCTATCATAATAGAAATAAGTTTTGCTTCTTAGCTGGATCTAATTTTACTATCTTTCAGAGTAAGAAATACATAAGCAGCATAAGGTGTAGGCTCCATAAAATCATAAACCACAATGTAGTTTACAAATACATTGAAACACTTTTTAGCTTGCATGTGAGAAACAAAAACACTACAaccttataaaattaaaataaaatctacttgtATGTCTAATAATCTCCATAATTATGACCTTACAAATACACAATACATATGGAAAAAAGATTAcataaaagttttatttaaaataactctACAATAGGGGTATatcagtgcttgtatttcttgtcTAACTGGATGCATTCTTGCAGAGCTCTGCATGTCACTGGTCTGGACAGAGAAAAACAAAGACCTTTTTTGGTCAGAGGAAAAAACTGCAGTTTACTGCAAAGTTTAGTAAAGAAAACTGGGGTGTTTATATGCAGTGGATTTTAATGTTTAAACGGCAAGTAAGAGACTAAACATTACATTCAAGAAAAGGTGAAACGTGCACATATACCTACTAATATTTACTTTAATTAAATCAGGAGTAAACAACTTATAGTTGAAGTATAGTTAAATGTAAATGGACTGTACAATTGATAGAAATTTTAAAGGTATGTTATAATGGGTGTTTAACCACAGTGTGACACACCACCAAAGAATTAAAAACATCATCTGATTGTGTAGTCAAGTGATTGGTGACTGACAGGCTTCAGGGGATACATAATAAGAAACCACACCTTGTGTGAATCAAGGTGTAATGAATTCCTACGTCAGGGAAGGGACGCAAACCTGGGTTGTCAGGGCTCCACAGCAAACATGCTACCGCTGCTCTAAAAGAGTCAGGTTCCCTTAGGGGAGCAATAGGACACACCTTTATACTGTCAAAATTTTccgcacatactctttttatttatatatatgctctgagcacactcttaaactcaggggagacttTCAGGAGGATataaagatgtttcggactcctgtaagtggatcgttcgtgcactgggcttacaacgtatccagatgacttttaaacaattcaagaaaatcacacagactcatttaatttgatgttttaacgaatcagagtagtatcagtactccttaggtttattaaatgcttaaaaatggattgaatAATTACAGATTACtttgaatcccagctgacaggcagtCTGGGTGTTTCCAGTGACTTCACAGggttaacagcattaatacttccatacaaatatggttatcatatatttagcacttaggctataaaatgcaaaaagctcaAAAACACCTACCGCTAAATTCtagaaaatgcaatatatatatatatatatatatatatatatatatatatatacacagtatatacagtatatatatatatatatatatatcactctctttagactaaaacataattgcTATACCTAATAgtaatgcatcaatataaaagagatattaaattaaaatatatggaagtgtagtgtaggatatattgaaaaataagaactgccTTCAAAAGGTAGAGACTTGTGAATACagccaaacagcaatcagtttttcagagatcttcgaGCAtagaccacacaacttgtagttagcaaatCACAcaatacttgactggggttttaccttggtttttataggattttccctccattgaatacatcaggagtcccaattaaatctgatcatcaatctgccttgacagttcctaTCTTTGAGTTAATTATATTTTCTAGAAGGATCCAGTCAACTCTGTTATCAAAATTAactgaatgtgagctcatggttcactatcttccacccctcctttACCTAAAAATTAGGTGAAATGGAGTTCACAGTgtccttgctaccaaatacaatacaagtatatgtgtatatatgagagacgtttttaatatgtaacaccagcgctatttgattatatttagcTGAGTCaaaaatacagtgcctatagaaagtctacacccccttgaacttttttcacattttgttgtgtcagtgcctgtgacagaaatacaatgagttctggtgataaatcttcctcccgacctgtgagggcgctaaagaacgggaggagaagtatctggaagggctggcctgacagttcgtttccgggaccggaaagtgggtcagcctggaaggaagcgagactctgttgtaagaccgtattgatttgacaggtaaacaaggggcagctgcaagtaataaggcagctgcaaccgtttacctagatatcatgcgggatatCAT
This window encodes:
- the LOC117399321 gene encoding protein FAM167A-like, which codes for MELVLTRLKDFSMKSATFNDCKSAEIPSFRNTQDDKEKNRQQKLDIEGALSWLRKELMEMRSQDQMLIKQLMELHSGIQELKQECTDGNDVDSESDTEDSICSSSGDVCPSPFSSAKALYNSPRKTSSRRSSMP